The genomic region GATTATTGTgttgtttctggattcaattgcGTATAATTTATTTACATCAATGTTTGGGATCACATTCCATATCTATCATTCAAGTGAGAGAGCTGTATAGATTACAAATTTTACTTTCTACAGCTTTCTCCTCCTATGATAGATTATgaagtgtgatccaaaatattgatacaAATAAATTATACGCTCAATACAATAATATTTAAAATCTTTGAATTGCATATATAAACATCTCAAATAGTTAACAATCTGGATTGCATTTCAAAATTTGTGCAGATGATGGAAAGTATGGGCATCTGAAAGAGTTGGAAGGGGCAGCAGAGAGGCTTGAGCTTGTGAAGGCTGATATTCTGGACTATGACAGCTTGGTGACAGCTATGAGTGGGTGTAAAGGAGTCTTCCACACAGCTTGCCTTTTGACTGGTGATCAGGTATGTACGCTCCTAAAGACAGCTTAAAGtttatatttaattgattataTGGTACTATACTATTAGTTTTTAAGTATAAATCTGTACAACTTAAAGGATATATAATAGGTAGATACTGGATACTGGATACAGGAACAAGTGCTGGAGGCCGCTGTGAATGGCACTGTAAATGTATTGAAGGCATGCAAAGAATTGGGAGTGAAGCGTGTAATACTTACGTCCACCATTGGTGCCGTTTACCTCGACCCCAAAAGGAGTCCACAGGACGTAGTCGATGAAGACTGCTGGAGCGACCTTGATTACTGCATTGAAACCAAGGTAAACTTTTAATTTGTTCGTTCAAATTCATGCAAAGATTTGTAAACTATCCAACACTGTTAAATTtattctctttctcttttgttcAGAACTGGTATTGCTATGCAAAGACAGTGGCAGAGAAAGCAGCGTGTACTTATGCAGAAGAGGTGGGTATGGATTTGATAAGGATTAATCCCAGTATTGTATTGGGCCCTCTGCTCCAGCCCACTGTGAATGCCAGCACTGCTCATGTTTTCAAATATTTAACTGGTGAGCTACTATTAAAATTACCCTAATTCCTTTCTGCTTTTCCATTCATGGAAACAAgattaattgttttaattggtGTAGGGTCGGCGAAGACATATATAAATGCAACTCAGGTTTACGTGGATGTGAGAGATGTGGCAAGAGCGCATATATTGCTCTATGAAACTCCCTCTGCCTCTGGTCGATATCTTTGTGCAGAAAGAAGCCTCCACAGAGGAGAGCTTGTGGATATGTTAGCACAGATGTTCCCACAATACCCACTTCCTACCAAGTATGGATCCTTATTATTATTGCCCATTTTCTGCTAAGTTCTTGAATATTTCTAATATGATTTGGGTTTTAAGGATAGTTGAGTAATCTCCTCACCCTGTGCCATCTTAATTCACTTCATTGTAGGTGTTCGGATGAGGTAAATCCAAGGAAAGTGGGATACAAATTCAGCAATCAAAAGCTAAAGGAATTGGGTGTCTCATTTACTCCCATAAAACAATGTTTGGCTGACACAGTAGGCAGTCTCAGGGACAAGGGCCTTCTTCCATAGCTACGGATAGTAGGGGCAAGAATTACATGAAGCCCCCCCTCATACAAGGAGATCAAGCTGCAGACATTATTTTTACTTTATAGTTGGTTACCATTGCATTGAACATCTGACATTAATCTCCATACTGTACCATTCCACAATGTCCATTATTCTCTACCATACGTATAAACTGATACTAATGTATCTAATGTTTATGATTTAtatttattgtttatattatatatattttttatcaatGAAATGTTGGTAGGGCTCACTCTCATTTATATTAATATAGATAAAAGAATTATAAGTCAATGATGTTTTCCATAAATATTTATAAATACTATAAAATATATAAGTATCTAATTAGAACATATGTTGGCCCAACATTTTCTCATTCTTGTATGAATCAAGGACATAAATTGAGGGTCTTGTGATTTACAGATCTAAATGTCAGGAATTAAATTAGTTTTAATTTTATGTCAATGTATTATGACGAATTTTAATAATTCATTGcatattatttttataaaataagAAAAATTTGATATTAGATATGATTTTGATAAAATTTTTGGTTTTGAAGTTATTTGATGTAAGTCGAATGATATATTTTAATCTAAATCATTTGTAGCATAACATACATTTATGATGATAGCCTTGAGATCACTGAAGCTCGATTAATGTTGTGAGTATTTGGATTTTCTAGTCTTATGAATTATTCTATATAATTatgatatttaaatataatttactAGGACAAGTGGCTAATGACAAGGATTGAGTTGATCAAGTATGAAATGTGAATAGTTTCATGAAACTCTAATTGATGTTTATTAATGGTACATGTGTAGATGAATATAAGAATGTAGAGAAATCAAGTGCTAAAATATGATGCCAATAGTTAGGAGCTAGGATAACATGTTTTATTTGATTGGAAGTAGTAATGGGATAAGAATATAGAATAATGTGTTGGACTAAATAAGATTGGACTTAAGAGAATAATGGCGTACCACAAAAAGAGCGAAGTGTCTTATTCAATTATATGGTTGAATGGTAAACCAATTAGTCAGTTCAACTAGCTATAGAAAAAAAATTTGTGAAAATGAAATTAGAAAGAATGAAATGACTTGAGACAAATTAAGAGAAATTTATGATTAACTAACTTGACCAAAGAAATCCAAGAAATAGAGGACTCAAAAATTATATTAAGACAGGGTAATAGTTGAAGGTTCATTCTAAAACTTTCATGTGTAAGAATGGTGCTAAATAGATAGAAGAATTAAGCAGGAaggaaaggagaatgaagagtttGGTGAAGGTCTTGTAAAAACATGTGTTTAACTAGTGGTTTGGTATAAAATAtctaatatatgtaaatatataaagCTTATAATTCATTGAACCAgtgataaatattattatattattttctgtaatgaataaaaatgatattttaacttataaaaaatgattttcatagtattatataaaaaaatatactaTTGTCTTGTTAGGtggaaattgttgaaattaaaaatcACATGTAATTAAGTTGTATTTCATTTGTACTGAAAATCCTCTTAGCTATTACATGTAATTAAGTTGTGTTTCATTTGTACTGAAAATCCTCTTAGCAATCACTTGTAGTTGTGTTTCATTTGTACTGAAAATCCTCTTAGCAATCACTTGTAGTTGTGTTGTATTTCATTTGTACTGATAATCCTCTTAACAATTGCATGTAATTAAGTTGTGTTTCATTTGTACTGAAATTCTTGTATTGTTGAAGACGAGCAAAGAATTGGGAGTGAAGACCGTTGGAGCGACCTTGAAAACCTGCAATCAAAAGCTAAAGGAATTGGCTCTTCTCTCATTTACGCCAATAAAACAGTGTTTGGTTGACGCAGTATGCATGGTGAGGGATAAGGAACTTCAATCCTAGCTGTGGACAGAGAAAACAAAGATTTCGTTAAGCCATCTCATGCAAGTAAATCATACCCTGTTGCTGCAGATACTATTTTCTCTAAATAGTTGGATATCAGTGCATTCAACTTCTTACATTGTTTTATGTTCGTTTTGAAGTTTTatgaaaagaaaacaaataaacatatttctatttatttaaaataattacatTAGAATTCATTTTAATATAAAGGTTTTTATTCTGATTTGCATAAACGAATATAAAAAGCAGTATTTTATAGAGCTTGCAGCTTCTAAAAATCAATAGTTCATTATTACCATAAAGAAATTTGTAAAACTAAACAACACTAAAAATTAATTTAGAATTTATGTCTAGAAAAATCCAACTGCATGGTTGACATTATTAATTTCATTTCCAGTTACACGCTTGACATCATTATCCAACATACTCTCACATAATGCCAAGCAAACTCACAAACTGAATCTTTGCAACTCACTAAGTAGTATTGCTTCTCACCTAGTTCCTCAATTTCAAGTGGAAGCGCAACATCAAGCCCAAGTCCTACCAAGAAGGTTAGAAGATGAGATGATATTTATGAAAGAAGTGCAATTCATGCACATGAAGAGAATCCTAGAGTTGAGATAGTACATTTTGCATTATTctcacaagctgattttgaaccatcatgttttgaggATGTGTGTACTAATGAATTTTGGGTGCAAGCAATGCAAGATGAGATGGATTTCATTAACATTAATGGCACTAGAAAGCTTATAGAGCTTCCACATGATAAGAAAaatattggcactaaatgggtctacaagactaTGTCCCATAGTGATGGGAGCATTGATTTCCCTTGCAGCCCAAAAGAAATGGAGCATCCATCAcatggatgtgaaaagtgccttatcaacataaaacaaataataagaatgttATTACCTTTtagtttgtagtaaagggtaggttCACTCTTACTTCTATTAAAGCCATTCTCCTGAAAATACCTATAAatcctagcataccaagctcttggtgctcgCTTGAGGTCACACAAGGCTTTTTTTAAACTTGTAGACTTGATTCTCTTTCCTTGCACCTTAGAACTTTGTGGTTGTTCAACATAAATTTcttcttctaagtacccattcaagaatacTTTTCACATTTATGTGATGGATGCCTCCATTTCTTTTTGGGTTGCAAGGGAaatcaacactcccatcactatgGTACTTAAtcttgtagacccatttagtgtcaatatttttattttcatgtgGAAGCTCTTTAAGCTCTCAAGTACCATTCTTGTTAATAAAAtccatctcatcttgcatttcttgCACCCAAACTTCATTAGTATACACATcatcaaaacatgatggttcaaaatcagcttgtgaaAATAATGCAAAATGTACTATCTCACCTCTAGGATTCTCTTCATGTGCATGAATTGCACTTCTTCATAAATATCGGCTATTTTTCTAACCTTCTCGGTAGGACTTGGGCTTGATTTTGGGCTTGCAGTTGAAATTGAGGAAGTAGATGAGGGGAAATACTACATAGTGAGTTGCAAAGATTCAATTTATGAGTCCACTTAGCATCAAGGGGGGAGTATGTTGGATAATGATGCCAAGTGTGCAATTGACAATGAAATTAGTAATGCCAAAGATGTAGTTGGATTTTTTTAGATacacattttaaattaaattttttaatgttttatagttTAGAAATTGCTTTTTGGTGATGCAATGAGCTCTTGATTTTTAGAGACTGCAACCTCTATAAAGTACTGCATTTTGTATTGTTTATGCAAATCATAATAGAGCCTTTATATTGAAGTGAATCGTGATGCTATTGTAATGGAGGAAATttgttacctcaaggatgatgattcCTAGATAACAAATCGACCCTCTGATACCTCACTTAAACTGGCGCTGAGGGCGAGCCAGGGGATAAAGATAACAAACTATACAACAAGACTCTCGGACGACTCTGTTGAGTCTTTGTCCTTGGGACGAGCCTACAGAGCTAGGACACCAGCATGACACATTGTCACCCAGTACGGATGAAACACATAAGCCATACAGAAATGATAAAAATGACTAAGCTGACTAACCAGATGGTACGAGCAATGAAATATTGCAGATTGCAAAATGAAAGAATAAGATAAGGGAGGATAATAAGAACTCACAATTAGTCAACGATAGAAGCCTCCCGCAAGATGATAGCTTTTCCACTACTGcaaacctacacacaagcaagaagggaaaatgttggggttgtgttttggagtctgcatAAGTCAGacccccactttggtgtttccacctccatggacaaccttgATAAAGCCATGGGgaaacaaatgataaagatgattgaaagacaATGCAAAACAAAAGAGTGATAATGCATAAAATGGATGATAGAGAGAATAAGTAAACTGCCCTTTCAAAAACTATGAAAATGGCACTGTGAGCTATTCGAAGagctgcaacaatggtggtcttTGTGAGAAAAGCTATGAACACTGTCCAAAAAGATTGCGAAAAACTCCAATTCTGCACAAGTGATCTCAAAATACCAAAAGATCCCAAAAATGCCATCAAACGGGAGATGTATAGgctttggactaaaaactaacatcGGTGGGCGCTTACAAGGGCATTACGATTCCTTCCAGGTGCAGGCATAACGCTCAAATGACCACCTGCAGACTACTAGATTCTTGGTATGCTAGCATGTCGCGCGGATGTCTCCGTGCCGCGCTGTAGTCTTGAAGGTGACaggttgacaaaaggacaaatatgGCCATACACGAACTCCGATGACATGAAGGAAAGGTGCCATTTGTCACATTGAATTAAACAGAATGCTATTTTTTGATATTGCAgctattattttaaataaataaataaatgtttatttgttTGTCTTTTCGAAAAAAACTACGGAATCATCTCGACTAAGAGAGGTGAAGACAAGTCCATCTCCAGCTCTACAAGGATATGAGCGGTGGTATGAGAGACCATGTAGCATTATCCACCATAAAAAAACAATGTAAGAAGTTGAATGCACTGATATCCAACTATTTAGATAAAATATTGTCTACAGCAATAGGGTATGATTTACTTGCATGAGGTGGCTTAACGTAATTTTTGTTCTTACTATCCACAGCTAGGGATGAAGTTCCTTATCCCTCAGGTTGCCTACTGCGTCAACCAAACGCTGTTTTATTGGTGTAAATGAGAGAAGAGCCAATTCCTTTAGCTTTTGATTGCGGGTTTTCAAGGTCGCTCCAGCAGTATTCACTCCCAATTGTTCGCTGGTCTGCAACACATTTATAGTGCTATTCTTAGCGGGCTAGAGCACTTTTTCCTGTGGCCACCTATTCAACAAGTCGTGTGAGAGTCCTTTACATCTTCTATAGCTGTCAGCTTTAAATTACATACATTAAGCAAAATATTAAGTTTAGAGGATGTTAGTTAATTTTGAgtgtaacacttttaagtctagaagtgtattcttagtgtgaccacatacattaagcaacatattaaacctATAAAATGTCAGTCAGCTCTTTTAAGTCTaaaagtgtaagcttagtgtgtgttgtttaagccaTTCTTCTGATAGCTGGTATCAAACTGTCAAGATCTAGAATACCAGCCTTCACAGGCTCAAGCCTCTCTTCTGCCCCTTCCAACTCTTTGAGATGTCCGCACTTTCCATCATACTGCACAAATTTTGAAATGCAATCCTTGTTGATAACCAAACATCTGTTCTGATCATGATTGGTACCGAGTTTTTCATTGATATATTTTGACCTTCCTAAATCTGACTGTCACAAAGAACATTTTATTTAATAGCAAAGTCAATATTGTAAAGATCTAGATAATACTGAATTCaaattttctaaaataaaaatatatattaaattcaacataaaaaaataaaacaataaccaAATACATAAAACACAGGAAAAATAAAGAGAAAGCTTGTTAAATGCAGTTGCATGCGACTAAAGGATTTATTCCCCAAGACATGACCTTTTGTCGACATAAGCAATATGAAGTCATTCATGATGAGCGTTCAAAATAAAAACCTTCTCTTGTACCCACTGAATGGTGATATAAATACTACTTTTCTCCTATACTGTGACTTTAGGTAGAAAAGGACTTGCTGTAAATTTAAACAAAGCCCACTTTTCTACTCAACTAATGTTTTGGTCAAGAGTTACACTCTCCTCTTCAAGTCTTCTACGATAAGATGCGTGACTCAGGCGTTCCCGTAAACCTTGCCGAAAATAACGCTCCTTTTGACCGAGGGGCTTTCGAACAAGTTGCATAGTTTTCCATGAGGAGACGTCCAGGCTGACGACTGTGATGTGCTAATATTTAGGAAGGCCGAAAATTTCGAAACCAGGTCCACAAATCAGTTTGTGGCTCTTATAAGTCTTCCGAGTTAACACAATTTATAAGCCTTGTATATTATGAATGTATTTGTCATTTTAAAGAAATACAGTTTTAtgttatttctatttttatttataaagCTTGACCTCATAGTGGTATCATTGAACATGCAATATAATCTTTGAAAATTGTCGTGTACTATTTGTAATGGAGACACTCAACCTGTAACACTTACTATTATAAAAGAAAAAGAAGTATGGTACGCCTGGTATCAAAATTCAAAAACCTTGcttttagtaagggcttttgtcaaTGGACATGTGTTTCAACACATATAAGGGTGTAATTTTGTTTTGGATGCACTTCAAAATTTGCTTATATGATTCCCATTCTGAATTAGAGTTCATTGAAATTATCAATTTTGAATTAAAGAATGGTGATGCTATGGTCTTGATAGCTGAAATTAGTGTTGGTATTCTGAAGTCCAACGGTCATGTTGATTTTTCCATCCAAGTCTCTTGGTTGTTTGTATTCTCATTCGTATTGTGTCTACAAAACCTGGAAGTTTCTTTTATTGCTGTGAACCACTGTAAATTTCTTTATCTagtctatttttgttttctattctaTTTAGTTTATTTTTGCACATATATCTTTCTCTCTTCTacatttacaattggtatcagagcttggtggtGTAGCTGGTTGGGAAATCAGTGAAGAATTTCCTGAGTCATGGAGGAAGCGAAGATAGAGAAATTCGAGGGTTAGAATTTTGGTCTGTGGAAAGTGCAGATGGAGTCACTACTGATTAAGTAAGACCTCTGACTCACACTTGAAGGGAAAACGAATTAGCCATCTACGATGCTAGATAAAGATTGGGAAAAATTGGATGAGAAAGAAAGGGTGACGATATTTCTTTCGCTGCCTAGCAATGGTCTTTTCAACGTTACAACTGAGAAGACATCAAAAGCGTTATGGGGCAAACTCTTtgccatgtatgaaatggcatcaACAACAAATAAGGTTTTCATCATGAAAAAACTATATAGTTTAAAGATGAAGGAAGGAGGGATCATGTCGAATCATCTCAACGAATTTAATACCCTCGTCAACCAAGCAATTTTGGTGGGTATGACTCTAGATGATGAAAACAAAGCTGCTCTTTTATTGTGTTCTCTACGGAACAACTAGGAAGGAGTGGTGATGGTTGTTAGCAGTTCAGTGTCcaacaaaaataaattaatattcgaTGAGGTTGCAACCACTCTTCTCAGTGAAGACATGAGAAGGAAGAACCAAGAAACTTCTTCCGATGAAGCCTTGACAGTTGTTAGTCGGGGAAGGCCTCACAAGAGAGGAAAACATAATTTAGGAGGTCTAAACCAACAAAAAGATCAAAGTCAAGGAGCAGAAACAATgagtgttggttttgtggcaaaggaGGTCACACAAAAAGGAATTGTTGGTCTTATAAAAAGGCCCAAGAGAAGGTTTGGGACAACGAAGCCAATACAACTTATGAAAAAGATGATGGTGTTTAAATTCTATCAACATGTGATTCCACATTAGATTCATGGGTGCTAGATTTCAGTGCCTCTTTCCATGTCTCTCCATGTTGGGAGGTTTTCACAAACTACCACGAAGGTTAGTTTGGAAGGGTATATcttggagataacaaagcatgtGAAATAATCAACAAATGATGTTTTTTTGACATTGAAAGGTGGAGATACATGGTTGTTAAAAGATGTCAGATATGtcaaaaattaaaaatgaatttgATATTCGTAGGTCAGCTTTATGTACAAGGATGTAACGCTAATTTTTCTTTGGATGCTTGGAAAGTCACCAAGGGATCCTTGGTGTTTTCTAAGGGTAATAAAGTGGGAAGACTTTATATATTAGAGAGTTACACTGAAGTGGGAGCTACAATGGCAGTTGAGGATAGCGGGACAAAGCTTTGGCATCAAAGGCTTGGATATACGAGCACAAAAGGAATTCAAATTATGCTCAAAAGGGAACAACTATTGGGCCTTAAATTCGTTGATTTGGATTTTTGCTGTATACTCAGATATCTTTGGACCAATTGAGGTAACATCTATTGGAGGTGCAAACTATTTCATTACTTTCCTTGACGATTGTTCAAGATAAGTTTGGATTTATATGCTCTCTAAGAAATAAAAAGTGTTCTCTATGAAGAGGGTAATAAAgcctagaaggagaataagatggCTACATTgcaaataaacaagcaaaaaagCATGAAACACAAACAATGCAATAAAAACCCAATtacaccttgctttcaccttcttcctcaatggagcttggatgaagttgaagtgcgcccaaatgcctccaacttgatgttgattttctcctagattgcttgatgtggttggctctccttTGCTTCAATAAGATTGTTGGATCAatatttggattggattgtgatagatagatgaggatttggattagaagaggattggATAGAGGATCATGAAGACATTATTATTACATGATAATATAAGATAGAAGAGGATAgaagcagaatgaggatgctatgaAGAAGATCCTCTTTTGAGGAGGAAATTATCTCCAACTTATATATTGGAGGAGGCCAAGGAAGGGCCAAGATTTATTTTcatatggagggttgagattgatttgagatagaaagcatggatcaagggtgccttgggaaaatagacaagaatataaaattccttgagaagaggggagaaaggaaatttgaattcaaaatgaggaattaaaaattccaaaataaggatgcattgagggattcaaagaaatttgaatttctttgagagactcaatgttgatatgacgtgagtgggaattaaaaattggagaataatgataatcatgattatgagagattctagaaggattaattaggttgagtgggattaggaaaagtgatttgtaggaatcacatgaatagattaattaattaaaattaattaactgagtgggtttagaggaaataattatttgaggggactttagaagaatggggggataattaatttatttgataaattaattagtgGACAAtagtagaattaattaaattatatttaattacactaagaagaataaggataacacaattaagtcaattaattatgttgataggcttaaattaattaaatattaattttaggtgtctacattttgcccctctttggtaTAGCATTGTGAAaggatgttatatcaaagaagaataaaacatagtggaagaaaaggataaggactagtagcatgatgccgtagtcatgagatgaggaagaatgatgaggaggaaggatgatgaggaagtatttgtatgccccctcaagaggataTGCGGGTTCAAAGAACATAGGTGTTCTCtcgaaatggattagaagactaggttaagagaggaggaggatgaagatggatggataaaTTGGAGTCTTTGAATGTAATGAGATGGATGAATGATATGAAATGAGTGGataggatttcttgttgagcagataatggagagaaaacctagatttgatattgccatggatagtctacaccactaattataagaaccaggatgatatgaagatccaaggCATGGGTTGACGCTCAGTCAAATAGGAATGCCtttcacacaatcatgcaagtgttgataaacattaaTGTAGAGTTGCCGGTTCATAAaaaaggaagaccttcaaacacaccatgccatgaaaactatgccccattatacaccaatccagacataccaagatataggatgatcaaggcagtcgtgagtaggtatagtcctaggacacaagatagaaatcaaagaaaaaagaCCAACCATGTaaacaacatgcacatggccaactaacatctcttgccaagagtaggacatggatttggataaactaccgaactagggaaggatgcatcctaatgggcaggtgatggatttggataaacttccagacatgggaaggattcatcttgaTGGGCAGgtcatggatttggataaactaccaGACATGAGAAAGATTCATCCCAATAGGaagggtgtggatagattgatggatggaTGTGCAAGATCTACAAATGAGAGGATTGCTGCTTAGATTTGATTAGTGCAGTATGGATTGGTGCTTGGATTAGGCGCAAGTCAATGTAAGCTCAATATGGgaaagcttagtttgatggattggataggattcaaagaagg from Cryptomeria japonica chromosome 3, Sugi_1.0, whole genome shotgun sequence harbors:
- the LOC131055809 gene encoding cinnamoyl-CoA reductase 1; the encoded protein is MESVCVTGAGGFIASWVVKMLLSKGYTVRGTVRNPDDGKYGHLKELEGAAERLELVKADILDYDSLVTAMSGCKGVFHTACLLTGDQEQVLEAAVNGTVNVLKACKELGVKRVILTSTIGAVYLDPKRSPQDVVDEDCWSDLDYCIETKNWYCYAKTVAEKAACTYAEEVGMDLIRINPSIVLGPLLQPTVNASTAHVFKYLTGSAKTYINATQVYVDVRDVARAHILLYETPSASGRYLCAERSLHRGELVDMLAQMFPQYPLPTKCSDEVNPRKVGYKFSNQKLKELGVSFTPIKQCLADTVGSLRDKGLLP